One part of the Arabidopsis thaliana chromosome 1 sequence genome encodes these proteins:
- the TAF6B gene encoding TBP-ASSOCIATED FACTOR 6B (TBP-ASSOCIATED FACTOR 6B (TAF6B); FUNCTIONS IN: RNA polymerase II transcription factor activity, DNA binding, transcription initiation factor activity; INVOLVED IN: regulation of transcription factor activity, transcription initiation; LOCATED IN: nucleus; EXPRESSED IN: 24 plant structures; EXPRESSED DURING: 13 growth stages; CONTAINS InterPro DOMAIN/s: Protein of unknown function DUF1546 (InterPro:IPR011442), Histone-fold (InterPro:IPR009072), TATA box binding protein associated factor (TAF) (InterPro:IPR004823); BEST Arabidopsis thaliana protein match is: TATA BOX ASSOCIATED FACTOR II 59 (TAIR:AT1G04950.3); Has 448 Blast hits to 448 proteins in 171 species: Archae - 0; Bacteria - 0; Metazoa - 197; Fungi - 137; Plants - 65; Viruses - 0; Other Eukaryotes - 49 (source: NCBI BLink).): protein MVTKESIEVIAQSIGLSTLSPDVSAALAPDVEYRVREVMQEAIKCMRHARRTTLMAHDVDSALHFRNLEPTSGSKSMRFKRAPENRDLYFFDDKDVELKNVIEAPLPNAPPDASXFSHWLAIDGIQPSIPQNSPLQAISDLKRSEYKDDGLAARQVLSKDLQIYFDKVTEWALTQSGSTLFRQALASLEIDPGLHPLVPFFTSFIAEEIVKNMDNYPILLALMRLARSLLHNPHVHIEPYLHQLMPSIITCLIAKRLGRRSSDNHWDLRNFTASTVASTCKRFGHVYHNLLPRVTRSLLHTFLDPTKALPQHYGAIQGMVALGLNMVRFLVLPNLGPYLLLLLPEMGLEKQKEEAKRHGAWLVYGALMVAAGRCLYERLKTSETLLSPPTSSVWKTNGKLTSPRQSKRKASSDNLTHQPPLKKIAVGGIIQMSSTQMQMRGTTTVPQQSHTDADARHHNSPSTIAPKTSAAAGTDVDNYLFPLFEYFGESMLMFTPTHELSFFL, encoded by the exons ATGGTGACGAAAGAATCCATTGAAGTGATAGCTCAGAGCATTGGACTCTCCACTCTTTCTCCGGACGTCTCAGCCGCTCTTGCTCCCGATGTCGAGTATCGCGTCCGAGAGGTCATGCAG GAAGCTATCAAATGCATGCGTCATGCTCGACGCACCACTTTAATGGCTCATGATGTCGATTCTGCTCTTCATTTCAGGAATTTGGAg cCTACCTCTGGCTCCAAAAGTATGCGGTTCAAGAGAGCTCCTGAGAACAGAGATCTATACTTCTTCGATGACAAAGATGTCGAGCTCAAGAAT GTTATCGAAGCTCCTCTACCAAATGCACCTCCTGATGCATCTGTTTTCTCATTGGTTGGCAATTGATGGTATTCAACCTTCCATTCCACAGAATTCTCCTCTCCAAG CCATATCTGACCTTAAACGATCGGAATATAAGGACGATGGCTTGGCTGCTAGACAGGTGCTTTCTAAGGACCTTCAG ATTTACTTTGACAAAGTCACGGAGTGGGCTTTGACTCAATCTGGCTCCACCCTCTTTAGACAAGCACTCGCCAGCTTGGAAATTGATCCTGGACTCCACCCATTAGTTCCCTTTTTCACTTCTTTCATCGCTGAAGAG ATTGTCAAAAACATGGATAATTATCCAATCTTGTTGGCTTTGATGCGTCTTGCTAGAAGCCTCCTTCATAACCCTCATGTACATATTGAGCCATAT CTGCATCAGTTGATGCCGTCTATTATCACTTGCCTTATTGCCAAGCGCTTAGGAAGAAGGTCATCTGATAATCACTGGGACTTGAGAAACTTCACTGCCAGCACAGTTGCTTCAACGTGCAAAAG GTTTGGACACGTTTATCACAATTTGTTGCCACGTGTCACAAGATCACTGCTTCATACCTTTTTGGACCCAACCAAGGCACTCCCACAACACTATGGGGCAATTCAAGGGATGGTAGCCCTTGGGCTTAATATG GTTCGCTTTCTTGTTCTCCCAAACCTAGGGCCGTATTTGCTGCTTCTTTTACCTGAAATGGGACTTGAGAAGCAGAAGGAAGAAGCTAAGAGGCATGGGGCTTGGCTTGTTTATGGAGCGTTGATG GTGGCAGCTGGTCGATGCCTATATGAACGGCTTAAAACATCTGAGACACTGCTGTCTCCTCCAACTAGCTCTGTCTGGAAGACAAATGGAAAGCTCACCAGCCCCAGGCAAA GTAAACGCAAAGCAAGCAGTGACAACTTAACTCATCAACCACCACTGAAGAAGATAGCAGTAGGGGGAATTATACAAATGAGCTCCACACAAATGCAGATGCGCGGAACCACAACAGTCCCTCAACAGTCCCACACAGATGCAGATGCACGGCACCACAATAGTCCCTCAACAATTGCTCCGAAGACTTCAGCTGCTGCAGGCACTGACGTCGACAACTatctctttcctctttttgagtattttgGTGAGAGCATGCTTATGTTCACCCCCACACATGAGCtcagtttcttcttgtaa
- the TAF6B gene encoding TBP-ASSOCIATED FACTOR 6B, with protein LSRSKSKKKEGARRMVTKESIEVIAQSIGLSTLSPDVSAALAPDVEYRVREVMQEAIKCMRHARRTTLMAHDVDSALHFRNLEVSSSSLLLLFHTVDPDFDFFLYSLPLAPKVCGSRELLRTEIYTSSMTKMSSSRMLSKLLYQMHLLMHLFSHWLAIDGIQPSIPQNSPLQAISDLKRSEYKDDGLAARQVLSKDLQIYFDKVTEWALTQSGSTLFRQALASLEIDPGLHPLVPFFTSFIAEEIVKNMDNYPILLALMRLARSLLHNPHVHIEPYLHQLMPSIITCLIAKRLGRRSSDNHWDLRNFTASTVASTCKRFGHVYHNLLPRVTRSLLHTFLDPTKALPQHYGAIQGMVALGLNMVRFLVLPNLGPYLLLLLPEMGLEKQKEEAKRHGAWLVYGALMVAAGRCLYERLKTSETLLSPPTSSVWKTNGKLTSPRQSKRKASSDNLTHQPPLKKIAVGGIIQMSSTQMQMRGTTTVPQQSHTDADARHHNSPSTIAPKTSAAAGTDVDNYLFPLFEYFGESMLMFTPTHELSFFL; from the exons CTCAGTCGCTCAAAgtcgaaaaagaaagaaggcgCAAGGAGGATGGTGACGAAAGAATCCATTGAAGTGATAGCTCAGAGCATTGGACTCTCCACTCTTTCTCCGGACGTCTCAGCCGCTCTTGCTCCCGATGTCGAGTATCGCGTCCGAGAGGTCATGCAG GAAGCTATCAAATGCATGCGTCATGCTCGACGCACCACTTTAATGGCTCATGATGTCGATTCTGCTCTTCATTTCAGGAATTTGGAggtttcctcttcctctcttcttcttttatttcataCCGTTGACCctgattttgacttttttttgtatagcCTACCTCTGGCTCCAAAAGTATGCGGTTCAAGAGAGCTCCTGAGAACAGAGATCTATACTTCTTCGATGACAAAGATGTCGAGCTCAAGAAT GTTATCGAAGCTCCTCTACCAAATGCACCTCCTGATGCATCTGTTTTCTCATTGGTTGGCAATTGATGGTATTCAACCTTCCATTCCACAGAATTCTCCTCTCCAAG CCATATCTGACCTTAAACGATCGGAATATAAGGACGATGGCTTGGCTGCTAGACAGGTGCTTTCTAAGGACCTTCAG ATTTACTTTGACAAAGTCACGGAGTGGGCTTTGACTCAATCTGGCTCCACCCTCTTTAGACAAGCACTCGCCAGCTTGGAAATTGATCCTGGACTCCACCCATTAGTTCCCTTTTTCACTTCTTTCATCGCTGAAGAG ATTGTCAAAAACATGGATAATTATCCAATCTTGTTGGCTTTGATGCGTCTTGCTAGAAGCCTCCTTCATAACCCTCATGTACATATTGAGCCATAT CTGCATCAGTTGATGCCGTCTATTATCACTTGCCTTATTGCCAAGCGCTTAGGAAGAAGGTCATCTGATAATCACTGGGACTTGAGAAACTTCACTGCCAGCACAGTTGCTTCAACGTGCAAAAG GTTTGGACACGTTTATCACAATTTGTTGCCACGTGTCACAAGATCACTGCTTCATACCTTTTTGGACCCAACCAAGGCACTCCCACAACACTATGGGGCAATTCAAGGGATGGTAGCCCTTGGGCTTAATATG GTTCGCTTTCTTGTTCTCCCAAACCTAGGGCCGTATTTGCTGCTTCTTTTACCTGAAATGGGACTTGAGAAGCAGAAGGAAGAAGCTAAGAGGCATGGGGCTTGGCTTGTTTATGGAGCGTTGATG GTGGCAGCTGGTCGATGCCTATATGAACGGCTTAAAACATCTGAGACACTGCTGTCTCCTCCAACTAGCTCTGTCTGGAAGACAAATGGAAAGCTCACCAGCCCCAGGCAAA GTAAACGCAAAGCAAGCAGTGACAACTTAACTCATCAACCACCACTGAAGAAGATAGCAGTAGGGGGAATTATACAAATGAGCTCCACACAAATGCAGATGCGCGGAACCACAACAGTCCCTCAACAGTCCCACACAGATGCAGATGCACGGCACCACAATAGTCCCTCAACAATTGCTCCGAAGACTTCAGCTGCTGCAGGCACTGACGTCGACAACTatctctttcctctttttgagtattttgGTGAGAGCATGCTTATGTTCACCCCCACACATGAGCtcagtttcttcttgtaa
- the TAF6B gene encoding TBP-ASSOCIATED FACTOR 6B (TBP-ASSOCIATED FACTOR 6B (TAF6B); FUNCTIONS IN: RNA polymerase II transcription factor activity, transcription initiation factor activity; INVOLVED IN: regulation of transcription factor activity, transcription initiation; LOCATED IN: nucleus; EXPRESSED IN: 24 plant structures; EXPRESSED DURING: 13 growth stages; CONTAINS InterPro DOMAIN/s: Protein of unknown function DUF1546 (InterPro:IPR011442), TATA box binding protein associated factor (TAF) (InterPro:IPR004823); BEST Arabidopsis thaliana protein match is: TATA BOX ASSOCIATED FACTOR II 59 (TAIR:AT1G04950.3).) — MVTKESIEVIAQSIGLSTLSPDVSAALAPDVESALHFRNLEPTSGSKSMRFKRAPENRDLYFFDDKDVELKNVIEAPLPNAPPDASVFLHWLAIDGIQPSIPQNSPLQAISDLKRSEYKDDGLAARQVLSKDLQIYFDKVTEWALTQSGSTLFRQALASLEIDPGLHPLVPFFTSFIAEEIVKNMDNYPILLALMRLARSLLHNPHVHIEPYLHQLMPSIITCLIAKRLGRRSSDNHWDLRNFTASTVASTCKRFGHVYHNLLPRVTRSLLHTFLDPTKALPQHYGAIQGMVALGLNMVRFLVLPNLGPYLLLLLPEMGLEKQKEEAKRHGAWLVYGALMVAAGRCLYERLKTSETLLSPPTSSVWKTNGKLTSPRQSKRKASSDNLTHQPPLKKIAVGGIIQMSSTQMQMRGTTTVPQQSHTDADARHHNSPSTIAPKTSAAAGTDVDNYLFPLFEYFGESMLMFTPTHELSFFL; from the exons ATGGTGACGAAAGAATCCATTGAAGTGATAGCTCAGAGCATTGGACTCTCCACTCTTTCTCCGGACGTCTCAGCCGCTCTTGCTCCCGATGTCGAG TCTGCTCTTCATTTCAGGAATTTGGAg cCTACCTCTGGCTCCAAAAGTATGCGGTTCAAGAGAGCTCCTGAGAACAGAGATCTATACTTCTTCGATGACAAAGATGTCGAGCTCAAGAAT GTTATCGAAGCTCCTCTACCAAATGCACCTCCTGATGCATCTGTTTTCTCATTGGTTGGCAATTGATGGTATTCAACCTTCCATTCCACAGAATTCTCCTCTCCAAG CCATATCTGACCTTAAACGATCGGAATATAAGGACGATGGCTTGGCTGCTAGACAGGTGCTTTCTAAGGACCTTCAG ATTTACTTTGACAAAGTCACGGAGTGGGCTTTGACTCAATCTGGCTCCACCCTCTTTAGACAAGCACTCGCCAGCTTGGAAATTGATCCTGGACTCCACCCATTAGTTCCCTTTTTCACTTCTTTCATCGCTGAAGAG ATTGTCAAAAACATGGATAATTATCCAATCTTGTTGGCTTTGATGCGTCTTGCTAGAAGCCTCCTTCATAACCCTCATGTACATATTGAGCCATAT CTGCATCAGTTGATGCCGTCTATTATCACTTGCCTTATTGCCAAGCGCTTAGGAAGAAGGTCATCTGATAATCACTGGGACTTGAGAAACTTCACTGCCAGCACAGTTGCTTCAACGTGCAAAAG GTTTGGACACGTTTATCACAATTTGTTGCCACGTGTCACAAGATCACTGCTTCATACCTTTTTGGACCCAACCAAGGCACTCCCACAACACTATGGGGCAATTCAAGGGATGGTAGCCCTTGGGCTTAATATG GTTCGCTTTCTTGTTCTCCCAAACCTAGGGCCGTATTTGCTGCTTCTTTTACCTGAAATGGGACTTGAGAAGCAGAAGGAAGAAGCTAAGAGGCATGGGGCTTGGCTTGTTTATGGAGCGTTGATG GTGGCAGCTGGTCGATGCCTATATGAACGGCTTAAAACATCTGAGACACTGCTGTCTCCTCCAACTAGCTCTGTCTGGAAGACAAATGGAAAGCTCACCAGCCCCAGGCAAA GTAAACGCAAAGCAAGCAGTGACAACTTAACTCATCAACCACCACTGAAGAAGATAGCAGTAGGGGGAATTATACAAATGAGCTCCACACAAATGCAGATGCGCGGAACCACAACAGTCCCTCAACAGTCCCACACAGATGCAGATGCACGGCACCACAATAGTCCCTCAACAATTGCTCCGAAGACTTCAGCTGCTGCAGGCACTGACGTCGACAACTatctctttcctctttttgagtattttgGTGAGAGCATGCTTATGTTCACCCCCACACATGAGCtcagtttcttcttgtaa
- the TAF6B gene encoding TBP-ASSOCIATED FACTOR 6B (TBP-ASSOCIATED FACTOR 6B (TAF6B); FUNCTIONS IN: RNA polymerase II transcription factor activity, transcription initiation factor activity, DNA binding; INVOLVED IN: regulation of transcription factor activity, transcription initiation; LOCATED IN: nucleus; EXPRESSED IN: 24 plant structures; EXPRESSED DURING: 13 growth stages; CONTAINS InterPro DOMAIN/s: Protein of unknown function DUF1546 (InterPro:IPR011442), Histone-fold (InterPro:IPR009072), TATA box binding protein associated factor (TAF) (InterPro:IPR004823); BEST Arabidopsis thaliana protein match is: TATA BOX ASSOCIATED FACTOR II 59 (TAIR:AT1G04950.3); Has 35333 Blast hits to 34131 proteins in 2444 species: Archae - 798; Bacteria - 22429; Metazoa - 974; Fungi - 991; Plants - 531; Viruses - 0; Other Eukaryotes - 9610 (source: NCBI BLink).) produces the protein MVTKESIEVIAQSIGLSTLSPDVSAALAPDVEYRVREVMQEAIKCMRHARRTTLMAHDVDSALHFRNLEPTSGSKSMRFKRAPENRDLYFFDDKDVELKNVIEAPLPNAPPDASVFLHWLAIDGIQPSIPQNSPLQAISDLKRSEYKDDGLAARQIYFDKVTEWALTQSGSTLFRQALASLEIDPGLHPLVPFFTSFIAEEIVKNMDNYPILLALMRLARSLLHNPHVHIEPYLHQLMPSIITCLIAKRLGRRSSDNHWDLRNFTASTVASTCKRFGHVYHNLLPRVTRSLLHTFLDPTKALPQHYGAIQGMVALGLNMVRFLVLPNLGPYLLLLLPEMGLEKQKEEAKRHGAWLVYGALMVAAGRCLYERLKTSETLLSPPTSSVWKTNGKLTSPRQSKRKASSDNLTHQPPLKKIAVGGIIQMSSTQMQMRGTTTVPQQSHTDADARHHNSPSTIAPKTSAAAGTDVDNYLFPLFEYFGESMLMFTPTHELSFFL, from the exons ATGGTGACGAAAGAATCCATTGAAGTGATAGCTCAGAGCATTGGACTCTCCACTCTTTCTCCGGACGTCTCAGCCGCTCTTGCTCCCGATGTCGAGTATCGCGTCCGAGAGGTCATGCAG GAAGCTATCAAATGCATGCGTCATGCTCGACGCACCACTTTAATGGCTCATGATGTCGATTCTGCTCTTCATTTCAGGAATTTGGAg cCTACCTCTGGCTCCAAAAGTATGCGGTTCAAGAGAGCTCCTGAGAACAGAGATCTATACTTCTTCGATGACAAAGATGTCGAGCTCAAGAAT GTTATCGAAGCTCCTCTACCAAATGCACCTCCTGATGCATCTGTTTTCTCATTGGTTGGCAATTGATGGTATTCAACCTTCCATTCCACAGAATTCTCCTCTCCAAG CCATATCTGACCTTAAACGATCGGAATATAAGGACGATGGCTTGGCTGCTAGACAG ATTTACTTTGACAAAGTCACGGAGTGGGCTTTGACTCAATCTGGCTCCACCCTCTTTAGACAAGCACTCGCCAGCTTGGAAATTGATCCTGGACTCCACCCATTAGTTCCCTTTTTCACTTCTTTCATCGCTGAAGAG ATTGTCAAAAACATGGATAATTATCCAATCTTGTTGGCTTTGATGCGTCTTGCTAGAAGCCTCCTTCATAACCCTCATGTACATATTGAGCCATAT CTGCATCAGTTGATGCCGTCTATTATCACTTGCCTTATTGCCAAGCGCTTAGGAAGAAGGTCATCTGATAATCACTGGGACTTGAGAAACTTCACTGCCAGCACAGTTGCTTCAACGTGCAAAAG GTTTGGACACGTTTATCACAATTTGTTGCCACGTGTCACAAGATCACTGCTTCATACCTTTTTGGACCCAACCAAGGCACTCCCACAACACTATGGGGCAATTCAAGGGATGGTAGCCCTTGGGCTTAATATG GTTCGCTTTCTTGTTCTCCCAAACCTAGGGCCGTATTTGCTGCTTCTTTTACCTGAAATGGGACTTGAGAAGCAGAAGGAAGAAGCTAAGAGGCATGGGGCTTGGCTTGTTTATGGAGCGTTGATG GTGGCAGCTGGTCGATGCCTATATGAACGGCTTAAAACATCTGAGACACTGCTGTCTCCTCCAACTAGCTCTGTCTGGAAGACAAATGGAAAGCTCACCAGCCCCAGGCAAA GTAAACGCAAAGCAAGCAGTGACAACTTAACTCATCAACCACCACTGAAGAAGATAGCAGTAGGGGGAATTATACAAATGAGCTCCACACAAATGCAGATGCGCGGAACCACAACAGTCCCTCAACAGTCCCACACAGATGCAGATGCACGGCACCACAATAGTCCCTCAACAATTGCTCCGAAGACTTCAGCTGCTGCAGGCACTGACGTCGACAACTatctctttcctctttttgagtattttgGTGAGAGCATGCTTATGTTCACCCCCACACATGAGCtcagtttcttcttgtaa
- the TAF6B gene encoding TBP-ASSOCIATED FACTOR 6B (TBP-ASSOCIATED FACTOR 6B (TAF6B); FUNCTIONS IN: RNA polymerase II transcription factor activity, transcription initiation factor activity; INVOLVED IN: regulation of transcription factor activity; LOCATED IN: nucleus; EXPRESSED IN: 24 plant structures; EXPRESSED DURING: 13 growth stages; CONTAINS InterPro DOMAIN/s: Protein of unknown function DUF1546 (InterPro:IPR011442); BEST Arabidopsis thaliana protein match is: TATA BOX ASSOCIATED FACTOR II 59 (TAIR:AT1G04950.3); Has 35333 Blast hits to 34131 proteins in 2444 species: Archae - 798; Bacteria - 22429; Metazoa - 974; Fungi - 991; Plants - 531; Viruses - 0; Other Eukaryotes - 9610 (source: NCBI BLink).) translates to MVTKESIEVIAQSIGLSTLSPDVSAALAPDVEYRVREVMQEAIKCMRHARRTTLMAHDVDSALHFRNLEVSSSSLLLLFHTVDPDFDFFLYSLPLAPKVCGSRELLRTEIYTSSMTKMSSSRMLSKLLYQMHLLMHLFSHWLAIDGIQPSIPQNSPLQAISDLKRSEYKDDGLAARQVLSKDLQIYFDKVTEWALTQSGSTLFRQALASLEIDPGLHPLVPFFTSFIAEEIVKNMDNYPILLALMRLARSLLHNPHVHIEPYLHQLMPSIITCLIAKRLGRRSSDNHWDLRNFTASTVASTCKRFGHVYHNLLPRVTRSLLHTFLDPTKALPQHYGAIQGMVALGLNMVRFLVLPNLGPYLLLLLPEMGLEKQKEEAKRHGAWLVYGALMVAAGRCLYERLKTSETLLSPPTSSVWKTNGKLTSPRQSKRKASSDNLTHQPPLKKIAVGGIIQMSSTQMQMRGTTTVPQQSHTDADARHHNSPSTIAPKTSAAAGTDVDNYLFPLFEYFGESMLMFTPTHELSFFL, encoded by the exons ATGGTGACGAAAGAATCCATTGAAGTGATAGCTCAGAGCATTGGACTCTCCACTCTTTCTCCGGACGTCTCAGCCGCTCTTGCTCCCGATGTCGAGTATCGCGTCCGAGAGGTCATGCAG GAAGCTATCAAATGCATGCGTCATGCTCGACGCACCACTTTAATGGCTCATGATGTCGATTCTGCTCTTCATTTCAGGAATTTGGAggtttcctcttcctctcttcttcttttatttcataCCGTTGACCctgattttgacttttttttgtatagcCTACCTCTGGCTCCAAAAGTATGCGGTTCAAGAGAGCTCCTGAGAACAGAGATCTATACTTCTTCGATGACAAAGATGTCGAGCTCAAGAAT GTTATCGAAGCTCCTCTACCAAATGCACCTCCTGATGCATCTGTTTTCTCATTGGTTGGCAATTGATGGTATTCAACCTTCCATTCCACAGAATTCTCCTCTCCAAG CCATATCTGACCTTAAACGATCGGAATATAAGGACGATGGCTTGGCTGCTAGACAGGTGCTTTCTAAGGACCTTCAG ATTTACTTTGACAAAGTCACGGAGTGGGCTTTGACTCAATCTGGCTCCACCCTCTTTAGACAAGCACTCGCCAGCTTGGAAATTGATCCTGGACTCCACCCATTAGTTCCCTTTTTCACTTCTTTCATCGCTGAAGAG ATTGTCAAAAACATGGATAATTATCCAATCTTGTTGGCTTTGATGCGTCTTGCTAGAAGCCTCCTTCATAACCCTCATGTACATATTGAGCCATAT CTGCATCAGTTGATGCCGTCTATTATCACTTGCCTTATTGCCAAGCGCTTAGGAAGAAGGTCATCTGATAATCACTGGGACTTGAGAAACTTCACTGCCAGCACAGTTGCTTCAACGTGCAAAAG GTTTGGACACGTTTATCACAATTTGTTGCCACGTGTCACAAGATCACTGCTTCATACCTTTTTGGACCCAACCAAGGCACTCCCACAACACTATGGGGCAATTCAAGGGATGGTAGCCCTTGGGCTTAATATG GTTCGCTTTCTTGTTCTCCCAAACCTAGGGCCGTATTTGCTGCTTCTTTTACCTGAAATGGGACTTGAGAAGCAGAAGGAAGAAGCTAAGAGGCATGGGGCTTGGCTTGTTTATGGAGCGTTGATG GTGGCAGCTGGTCGATGCCTATATGAACGGCTTAAAACATCTGAGACACTGCTGTCTCCTCCAACTAGCTCTGTCTGGAAGACAAATGGAAAGCTCACCAGCCCCAGGCAAA GTAAACGCAAAGCAAGCAGTGACAACTTAACTCATCAACCACCACTGAAGAAGATAGCAGTAGGGGGAATTATACAAATGAGCTCCACACAAATGCAGATGCGCGGAACCACAACAGTCCCTCAACAGTCCCACACAGATGCAGATGCACGGCACCACAATAGTCCCTCAACAATTGCTCCGAAGACTTCAGCTGCTGCAGGCACTGACGTCGACAACTatctctttcctctttttgagtattttgGTGAGAGCATGCTTATGTTCACCCCCACACATGAGCtcagtttcttcttgtaa